TCTGCCAAAAATTTTAAATCATTATTTTCTGTCTTCATTAATTGAAAAATAGGAACCTTCATTCCGTATCCATAATTTTCTATCAAACTTTTTTCTAATTTTATTCTAACTGACTCTGGAAATAATTCATATAATGTATTTAAATTAAAAGGAATTGGCACATATTTGCCATCAATACTTGCAAGTACATGATGATAATAAATATTCATTTCTGTAAATTGAGATATATAATCCCACACTTCTTTGTAATTGGTATGAAAAATATGGGGACCATATTTATGTACTAATATACCATCTTCATTATATTCATCATACGCATTTCCACCAATATGATTTCTCTTTTCTATAATTAACACTTTTTTATTTAACAAATTCGCCACTCTTTCAGCAAATACGCTCCCAGCAAAACCTGCACCTACTATTACATAATCATAATTAAACATATTCATTCTCCCCACTATGATAAAATTTTTTTATGAATTTCTCGACATTATAAAATAATTCTATATTTTCTCTTATCTTTTCTTCTGGCCAATCCCACCATTTTATTTGTAAAAGTTTCTCTCTTATTTCTTCCGGAAACCTATATTTTATATGCCTTGCTGGAACTCCACCTACAATAGAAAAAGCTTCTACGTCTTTAGTTACTACCGCCCCTGCACCGATAATAGCTCCATCACCTATTGTTACATTTCTTAATATTATCGCATTTCTTCCAATCCATACATCGTTCCCTATAATTGGAGGACTATCATTTTTATATTCATAATTTATCGTATCAATATTAATTTTTCTTGACCATTTTTTATCATATAAAAAAGGATG
The nucleotide sequence above comes from Thermoanaerobacterium sp. CMT5567-10. Encoded proteins:
- a CDS encoding CatB-related O-acetyltransferase, which produces MFINKDVCIGDYSYVYENTLIESGNIGKFCSIASNVSIGPDNHPINLVSTHPFLYDKKWSRKINIDTINYEYKNDSPPIIGNDVWIGRNAIILRNVTIGDGAIIGAGAVVTKDVEAFSIVGGVPARHIKYRFPEEIREKLLQIKWWDWPEEKIRENIELFYNVEKFIKKFYHSGENEYV